The following proteins are co-located in the Streptomyces bottropensis ATCC 25435 genome:
- a CDS encoding zinc-dependent alcohol dehydrogenase family protein produces MKAAVIESVGKAVVTEVPDPAPGPRDVVVEVAACGLCGTDLHILQGEFAPRLPIVPGHEFAGEVVGVGTRVTELSVGDRVAVDPSLYCHECRYCRTGHNNLCERWAAIGVTTAGGAAQYAVAPVANCVRLPEHVRTEDAALVEPLSCAVRGYDVLRARLGAHVLIYGSGTMGLMMLELAKRTGAASVDMVDVNPARLETARRLGVSGAAAGPDELERPQGWDVVVDATGNAAAIQDGLGRVAKAGTFLQFGVADYATRVTIDPYRIYNQEITITGSMAVLHSFERAAELFAGGVLDPEVFISDRVPLARYPEALEQFASGVGRKIVVVP; encoded by the coding sequence ATGAAGGCCGCCGTCATCGAGTCCGTGGGCAAGGCCGTCGTCACCGAGGTCCCGGACCCGGCACCGGGCCCCCGTGACGTGGTCGTCGAGGTCGCCGCGTGCGGACTGTGCGGGACCGATCTGCACATCCTCCAGGGCGAGTTCGCCCCGAGGCTGCCGATCGTGCCGGGCCACGAGTTCGCGGGCGAGGTGGTGGGCGTGGGCACCCGGGTCACCGAACTGTCCGTCGGCGACCGGGTGGCCGTCGACCCGTCCCTGTACTGCCACGAGTGCCGGTACTGCCGCACCGGCCACAACAACCTCTGCGAACGGTGGGCCGCGATCGGGGTCACCACGGCGGGGGGTGCGGCGCAGTACGCGGTCGCCCCCGTCGCGAACTGCGTCCGGCTGCCGGAGCACGTGCGCACCGAGGACGCGGCGCTGGTGGAGCCGCTGTCCTGCGCGGTACGGGGCTACGACGTCCTCCGCGCCCGGCTGGGCGCCCATGTCCTCATCTACGGCTCCGGGACGATGGGGCTGATGATGCTGGAGCTGGCGAAGCGGACGGGCGCGGCGAGCGTGGACATGGTGGACGTGAATCCCGCGCGCCTGGAGACGGCACGGCGGCTGGGCGTCTCGGGAGCCGCCGCCGGCCCCGACGAGCTGGAGCGGCCCCAGGGCTGGGACGTCGTCGTGGACGCGACGGGCAACGCGGCGGCGATCCAGGACGGCCTGGGGCGGGTGGCCAAGGCGGGCACGTTCCTGCAGTTCGGGGTGGCCGACTACGCGACCCGGGTCACGATCGACCCGTACCGGATCTACAACCAGGAGATCACCATCACCGGGTCGATGGCCGTGCTGCACAGCTTCGAACGGGCGGCGGAACTCTTCGCCGGCGGGGTCCTGGACCCGGAGGTCTTCATCAGCGACCGGGTGCCGTTGGCGCGGTACCCCGAGGCTCTGGAGCAGTTCGCGTCGGGGGTGGGACGGAAGATCGTCGTGGTGCCGTAG
- a CDS encoding carbohydrate ABC transporter permease: MTATTTAPRAATPVRTQSPPNTRLRAWATRAPLLPALIFMITVTQLPFVATLVISFLDWNSLYPDARGFAGFANYGEVLTDPDLRRSVWTTILLTVAVVLASLVLGLLLALLLDRRFRGRGIVRTLLIAPFLVVPVAAALLWKHVLYNPEYGLFNGLLHYVGGPQPDWISDTPLLAVEASLVWQWTPFMMLILLAGLQSRDHQQIEAARVDGASDWQIFRHLTLPHLRRYLELGALLGSIYIVQNFDAVFTITSGGLGTANLPYTVYQTFYQAHENGLASAAGVLVVIGSIIIATFALRVVSSLFREEAGRS, from the coding sequence ATGACCGCGACCACGACAGCGCCGAGGGCGGCGACCCCCGTACGCACCCAGAGCCCGCCGAACACCCGGCTGCGCGCCTGGGCCACCCGCGCCCCGCTCCTGCCCGCCCTGATCTTCATGATCACCGTGACCCAGCTCCCGTTCGTGGCCACGCTGGTGATCTCCTTCCTCGACTGGAACTCCCTCTACCCGGACGCCCGCGGCTTCGCCGGCTTCGCCAACTACGGCGAGGTGCTCACCGACCCCGACCTGCGCCGCTCGGTGTGGACGACCATCCTGCTGACGGTCGCCGTGGTCCTCGCCAGCCTCGTCCTCGGCCTGCTGCTGGCGCTGCTCCTGGACCGCAGGTTCCGGGGCCGGGGCATCGTACGCACCCTCCTCATCGCCCCCTTCCTGGTGGTCCCGGTGGCGGCCGCCCTGTTGTGGAAGCACGTCCTCTACAACCCCGAGTACGGCCTGTTCAACGGCCTGTTGCACTATGTCGGCGGCCCGCAGCCGGACTGGATCTCGGACACTCCGCTGCTCGCGGTCGAGGCCTCCCTGGTGTGGCAGTGGACGCCGTTCATGATGCTGATCCTGCTGGCGGGGCTGCAGTCCCGGGACCACCAGCAGATCGAGGCGGCCCGGGTCGACGGCGCGAGCGACTGGCAGATCTTCCGCCATCTCACGCTCCCGCACCTGCGCCGCTACCTCGAACTGGGCGCGCTGCTGGGCTCGATCTACATCGTCCAGAACTTCGACGCGGTCTTCACGATCACCTCGGGCGGTCTGGGCACCGCGAACCTGCCGTACACCGTCTACCAGACCTTCTACCAGGCCCACGAGAACGGCCTCGCCTCGGCCGCCGGGGTCCTGGTCGTCATCGGCTCGATCATCATCGCGACGTTCGCCCTGCGCGTGGTCTCGTCGCTGTTCCGTGAGGAGGCGGGCCGGTCATGA
- a CDS encoding carbohydrate ABC transporter permease: MRSTAVRRKGLGLGLVAWLLGVLFFLPIAWMALTSLHSEPDAATNPPSWAASLTLDGYREFFGVDGGASPWPALVNSAVASLASTLLVLLLAFPAAYALSIRPVKKWTDVLFFFLSTKMLPVVAGLLPLYLFAKNTGLLDNIWLLVLLYTSMNLPIAVWMMQSFLAEVPVAVIEAAHLDGARLPTVLARVVAPIAAPGIAATALICFIFSWNELLFARVLTGVVAETAPVFLTGFITSQGLFLAKVCAASLVISLPVLAAGFAAQDKLVQGLSLGAVK; encoded by the coding sequence ATGAGGTCGACTGCCGTGCGACGCAAGGGACTCGGCCTGGGCCTGGTGGCCTGGCTGCTGGGGGTCCTGTTCTTCCTGCCGATCGCCTGGATGGCACTGACGTCGCTCCACTCGGAACCGGACGCGGCGACCAATCCCCCGTCCTGGGCGGCCTCCCTGACCCTCGACGGCTACCGGGAGTTCTTCGGCGTGGACGGCGGGGCCAGCCCCTGGCCCGCCCTGGTCAACTCGGCGGTGGCGTCCCTGGCGTCGACGCTGCTCGTCCTCCTCCTGGCCTTCCCGGCGGCGTACGCGCTGTCGATCCGCCCGGTGAAGAAGTGGACGGACGTCCTGTTCTTCTTCCTGTCGACGAAGATGCTCCCGGTGGTGGCGGGCCTGCTCCCCCTCTACCTCTTCGCGAAGAACACGGGCCTGCTGGACAACATCTGGCTGCTCGTCCTCCTCTACACCTCCATGAACCTGCCGATCGCCGTGTGGATGATGCAGTCCTTCCTGGCGGAGGTCCCGGTGGCGGTCATCGAGGCCGCGCACCTGGACGGCGCCCGGCTGCCGACCGTGCTGGCCCGCGTGGTGGCGCCGATCGCGGCCCCCGGCATCGCCGCCACGGCCCTGATCTGCTTCATCTTCAGCTGGAACGAACTGCTGTTCGCGAGGGTGCTGACCGGTGTGGTGGCGGAGACCGCCCCCGTCTTCCTGACCGGCTTCATCACCAGCCAGGGCCTGTTCCTGGCCAAGGTGTGCGCCGCGTCGCTCGTGATCTCCCTGCCGGTGCTCGCCGCGGGGTTCGCCGCCCAGGACAAACTCGTCCAGGGCCTCTCCCTGGGAGCCGTCAAATGA
- a CDS encoding TROVE domain-containing protein: MARFNTKAGKAQPTSRVTSTGRVLRTYEGGRGRERDERSELFLLSIANFVAQKTFYESGEDRDDRFAALVRRLAVTDPAWTAGLLGWLRGEGNLRTASLVGAAEYVKARLDAGVSDGPTNRQVVASVLRRPDEPGELLAYWTSRYGRTLPKPVKRGVADAVRRLYSPKALLKYDTASKGYRFGDILNLVHAAPDPDKPWQGDLFQYALDRRHNPDTAVVPRSLPMLAAHRDLMELRPAKRRRVVTGAGGAQRLADAGITWEALAGWLQGPMDKAAWEAVIPSMGAMALTRNLRNFDEAGVSDEVAARVAARISDPAEVARSRQFPFRYLSAYRHAPSLRWAYPLEQALGHSLANVPALPGRTLVLVDRSGSMFCSRLTDRSSLTYADAAAIFGTALALRAADADLVEFGSTSRVVKFGEGESVLKIIGRFGDLGGTDTTEAVRRHYRRHDRVLIVTDEQAGYSHYGDPTEQIPAQVPVYTWNLAGYRAGHGPSGTANRHTFGGLSDAAFRMVPLLEGARNAEWPWAVE; this comes from the coding sequence ATGGCGCGATTCAACACGAAGGCCGGCAAGGCCCAGCCCACCTCCCGTGTCACCTCCACGGGCCGTGTGCTCCGTACGTACGAGGGCGGTCGCGGACGCGAGCGGGACGAGCGCTCCGAGCTCTTTCTGCTGTCGATCGCCAACTTCGTCGCGCAGAAGACCTTCTACGAGAGCGGTGAGGACCGGGACGACCGGTTCGCCGCGCTGGTGCGCCGGCTCGCCGTCACCGACCCGGCGTGGACGGCCGGCCTGCTCGGCTGGCTGCGCGGCGAGGGCAACCTCCGTACGGCCTCCCTCGTGGGCGCCGCCGAGTACGTGAAGGCTCGGCTCGACGCGGGCGTCAGCGACGGGCCCACCAACCGCCAGGTGGTCGCCTCCGTGCTGCGGCGCCCCGACGAGCCCGGCGAACTGCTCGCCTACTGGACCTCCCGGTACGGCCGTACCCTCCCCAAGCCGGTGAAGCGGGGCGTCGCCGACGCCGTACGACGGCTCTACAGCCCCAAGGCGCTGCTGAAGTACGACACCGCGTCCAAGGGCTACCGCTTCGGCGACATCCTGAACCTGGTGCACGCGGCGCCGGACCCGGACAAGCCGTGGCAGGGGGACCTGTTCCAGTACGCCCTCGACCGGCGCCACAACCCGGACACGGCCGTCGTGCCCAGGTCGCTGCCCATGCTCGCCGCGCACCGTGACCTCATGGAGCTGCGGCCCGCCAAGCGGCGCAGGGTCGTGACCGGGGCGGGCGGTGCCCAGCGTCTCGCGGACGCGGGCATCACCTGGGAGGCGCTGGCGGGCTGGCTGCAGGGGCCGATGGACAAGGCGGCCTGGGAGGCCGTCATTCCGTCCATGGGCGCCATGGCGCTGACCCGGAACCTGCGCAACTTCGACGAGGCGGGCGTCTCGGACGAGGTCGCGGCCCGGGTGGCGGCTCGGATCAGCGACCCGGCGGAGGTCGCGCGGTCGCGGCAGTTCCCGTTCCGCTACCTCTCGGCGTACCGCCACGCGCCCTCGCTGCGCTGGGCGTACCCGCTGGAGCAGGCGCTCGGTCACTCGCTGGCCAACGTGCCCGCGCTGCCCGGCCGGACCCTGGTCCTGGTCGACCGCTCGGGCTCGATGTTCTGCTCCCGGCTGACCGACCGCTCGTCGCTCACCTACGCCGACGCGGCCGCGATCTTCGGTACGGCGCTCGCGCTGCGGGCGGCGGACGCGGACCTCGTCGAGTTCGGGAGCACGAGCAGGGTGGTGAAGTTCGGCGAGGGCGAGTCCGTGCTGAAGATCATCGGCCGGTTCGGCGACCTCGGCGGCACCGACACCACCGAGGCCGTCCGCCGCCACTACCGCCGGCACGACCGGGTGCTGATCGTCACCGACGAGCAGGCCGGCTACAGCCACTACGGCGACCCGACCGAGCAGATCCCGGCCCAGGTGCCCGTCTACACCTGGAACCTCGCCGGGTACCGGGCGGGCCACGGCCCCTCCGGCACGGCGAACCGCCACACCTTCGGCGGCCTCTCCGACGCGGCCTTCCGCATGGTGCCGCTGCTGGAGGGGGCCCGGAACGCCGAGTGGCCGTGGGCGGTCGAGTGA
- a CDS encoding GntR family transcriptional regulator, whose protein sequence is MEAIRPVARTLLRDRAYQAIRDAIVAGEIEPGAVVRDAEFAELLGLSRAPVREAFSRLVDEGLLESKPQSYTRVTAVVASDVRDAAAVVGAMHELVARTAVPRLFAADVEMMRSANERFAAAVRTGDVDAALVADDALHDVLVRVSGNRAAAATVARYTPLIRRLERRRFGEGGNCRSAGLHERLIAACAAGDTDEAVRVTAEIWRGLAALADEPDAEPDADRDAGRSAEPEEEPVTKPVAASGEGSGPESAEGAGGAASARPPTHESTREPTHQPAPEPGDAPVRRADH, encoded by the coding sequence ATGGAGGCCATACGACCCGTCGCGCGCACCCTGCTGAGGGACCGCGCCTACCAAGCCATCCGGGACGCCATCGTGGCCGGAGAGATCGAGCCGGGCGCGGTGGTGCGGGACGCCGAGTTCGCGGAGCTGCTCGGACTGTCCCGGGCGCCGGTGCGGGAGGCGTTCTCCCGGCTGGTGGACGAAGGGCTGCTGGAGAGCAAGCCGCAGAGCTACACCCGGGTCACGGCCGTCGTCGCCTCCGATGTGCGGGACGCCGCCGCCGTGGTCGGGGCCATGCACGAGCTGGTCGCCCGGACCGCCGTGCCCCGGCTGTTCGCGGCGGACGTCGAGATGATGCGCTCGGCCAACGAGCGGTTCGCGGCGGCCGTCCGCACCGGCGACGTCGACGCGGCCCTGGTCGCCGACGACGCACTGCACGACGTGCTCGTCCGGGTGAGCGGCAACCGCGCGGCCGCCGCCACCGTCGCCCGCTACACCCCGCTCATCCGCCGGCTGGAGCGACGGCGCTTCGGCGAGGGCGGCAACTGCCGCTCGGCCGGACTGCACGAGCGGCTGATCGCGGCCTGCGCGGCCGGTGACACGGACGAGGCGGTCCGCGTCACGGCGGAGATCTGGCGCGGCCTGGCCGCACTCGCCGACGAGCCGGACGCCGAGCCCGATGCCGATCGGGACGCCGGTCGTAGCGCCGAGCCGGAAGAAGAGCCGGTCACGAAGCCGGTCGCGGCGTCGGGTGAGGGGTCGGGGCCGGAGTCCGCGGAGGGCGCGGGCGGCGCCGCATCCGCGCGCCCGCCCACCCACGAGTCCACCCGCGAGCCCACCCACCAGCCCGCCCCCGAACCCGGCGACGCGCCCGTGCGCCGAGCGGATCACTGA
- a CDS encoding TerD family protein: protein MTPGSNIPLPVTRVAVDVSAPVRLDVSGLLLTADGKVRSDDDFIFYNQPSGPGVTYRSGGGATPDSITVDTSAVPPGIEKIVVTASPDAAGQSFQGVEPTATIRDAANGSVISTFTPPQLGTETALVIVEIYLRNGAWKARAVGQGYANGLAGIATDFGVTVEEPAPAARPAPVAQPTPAQPAPAMRPPAAPPAPAMDPRVTAPPVPPAPPAAPPAPTPGAGKINLDKGRVSLQKNQTVSLVKGGSPLLSQVKMGLGWEPAYRGKDIDLDASVIAYGPQRNHIDSCYFGKLSIVNGAIKHSGDNLTGEGGGDDEVIVVDLGQLPQDVTGLVFTVNSFSGQKFTEVAKAYCRLLDAATGEELVRFDLTSAEAQTGVMMAKLIKQFTGEWEMTAMGDFVKSRTVRGMVKPAAQAL from the coding sequence ATGACCCCCGGCTCGAACATCCCGCTGCCCGTCACCCGCGTCGCGGTGGACGTCTCCGCCCCCGTGCGGCTCGACGTATCGGGCCTGCTGCTCACCGCCGACGGCAAGGTGCGCTCGGACGACGACTTCATCTTCTACAACCAGCCGTCCGGCCCGGGCGTGACGTACCGCTCCGGCGGCGGCGCGACACCCGACTCGATCACGGTGGACACCTCGGCCGTGCCCCCGGGCATCGAGAAGATCGTCGTCACGGCCAGCCCGGACGCGGCGGGCCAGTCCTTCCAGGGCGTCGAACCGACGGCGACGATCCGCGACGCGGCGAACGGCTCCGTGATCTCCACGTTCACCCCGCCCCAGCTGGGCACGGAGACCGCCCTGGTGATCGTCGAGATCTATCTGCGCAACGGCGCGTGGAAGGCCCGCGCGGTCGGCCAGGGATACGCGAACGGTCTCGCGGGCATCGCGACGGACTTCGGGGTCACGGTGGAGGAGCCCGCCCCCGCCGCCCGGCCGGCCCCGGTCGCTCAGCCGACCCCCGCTCAGCCCGCCCCGGCGATGCGGCCCCCGGCGGCCCCGCCCGCCCCCGCCATGGACCCGCGGGTCACGGCGCCCCCGGTGCCCCCCGCCCCGCCGGCGGCGCCCCCGGCCCCCACCCCGGGCGCCGGGAAGATCAACCTGGACAAGGGCCGCGTCAGCCTCCAGAAGAACCAGACGGTCTCCCTGGTCAAGGGCGGCAGCCCGCTGCTCTCCCAGGTCAAGATGGGCCTCGGCTGGGAGCCGGCGTACCGGGGCAAGGACATCGACCTCGACGCGTCCGTCATCGCGTACGGCCCGCAGCGCAACCACATCGACAGCTGCTACTTCGGCAAGCTGTCGATCGTGAACGGCGCGATCAAGCACTCCGGTGACAACCTCACCGGCGAGGGCGGCGGGGACGACGAGGTCATCGTGGTCGACCTCGGACAGCTTCCCCAGGACGTCACCGGGCTGGTCTTCACCGTCAACTCCTTCTCCGGCCAGAAGTTCACGGAGGTCGCCAAGGCCTACTGCCGGCTGCTCGACGCCGCGACCGGCGAGGAGCTGGTCCGCTTCGACCTGACCAGCGCCGAGGCCCAGACCGGCGTGATGATGGCCAAGCTGATCAAGCAGTTCACCGGCGAGTGGGAGATGACCGCGATGGGCGACTTCGTGAAGTCCCGCACGGTCAGGGGGATGGTGAAGCCGGCGGCGCAGGCCCTCTGA
- a CDS encoding 1-aminocyclopropane-1-carboxylate deaminase, protein MSLSSFERYPLLFGPSPVHPLERLTAHLGGASVWAKREDCNSGIAYGGNKTRKLEYLVADAIAQGCDTLVSIGGVQSNHTRQVAAVAARAGLKCVLVQESWVDWPDAVYDKVGNILISRLAGADVRLVRAGFGIGFKESWELALREVEEGGGKPYAIPAGASDHPLGGLGFAGWAYEVAEQERELGVFFDTVIVCSVTGSTQAGMVAGFAALEEAGARPRRVIGIDASAKPEPTREQIARIAQNTGKLIGVERELTVADVELDERYHAGIYGVPDDATLVAMQLAARTEGMVTDPVYEGKSMAGLIDLIERGEIDPQSTVLYAHLGGQPALNAYSGVIQ, encoded by the coding sequence GTGTCCCTCTCGTCCTTCGAGCGCTACCCCCTCCTCTTCGGGCCCTCGCCGGTCCACCCGCTGGAGCGGCTGACCGCACACCTCGGCGGAGCCTCCGTCTGGGCCAAGCGCGAGGACTGCAACTCCGGCATCGCGTACGGCGGCAACAAGACCCGCAAGCTGGAGTACCTCGTCGCCGACGCGATCGCCCAGGGCTGCGACACCCTCGTCTCCATCGGCGGCGTGCAGTCCAACCACACCCGCCAGGTCGCCGCCGTCGCGGCCCGCGCCGGGCTCAAGTGCGTGCTCGTGCAGGAGAGCTGGGTCGACTGGCCGGACGCGGTGTACGACAAGGTCGGCAACATCCTGATCAGCAGGCTGGCGGGTGCCGACGTACGGCTCGTCCGGGCCGGCTTCGGTATCGGTTTCAAGGAGAGCTGGGAGCTGGCGCTCAGGGAGGTCGAGGAGGGCGGCGGCAAGCCGTACGCCATCCCGGCCGGTGCCTCCGACCACCCCCTCGGCGGTCTCGGCTTCGCCGGCTGGGCGTACGAAGTCGCCGAGCAGGAGCGGGAGTTGGGCGTCTTCTTCGACACGGTGATCGTGTGCTCGGTGACCGGCTCGACCCAGGCCGGGATGGTCGCCGGCTTCGCCGCGCTGGAGGAGGCCGGCGCCAGGCCACGCCGGGTGATCGGCATCGACGCCTCGGCCAAGCCGGAGCCCACGCGGGAGCAGATCGCCCGCATCGCCCAGAACACCGGGAAACTCATCGGCGTCGAGCGGGAGCTGACCGTCGCCGACGTCGAGCTGGACGAGCGCTACCACGCCGGGATCTACGGGGTCCCGGACGACGCCACCCTCGTCGCCATGCAGCTCGCCGCCCGCACCGAGGGCATGGTCACCGACCCCGTGTACGAGGGCAAGTCGATGGCCGGCCTGATCGACCTGATCGAACGCGGCGAGATCGACCCGCAGTCCACCGTGCTGTACGCCCACCTCGGCGGCCAGCCCGCGCTGAACGCGTACAGCGGAGTGATCCAGTAG